One region of Mycolicibacterium lutetiense genomic DNA includes:
- a CDS encoding arabinosyltransferase domain-containing protein: MAISPGADTPIASEPVTGPRGTAGSNHRTVRLIAIVAGLLGVLMAVATPLLPVKQTTAQLNWPQDGTWQSINAPLIGYVATDLTITVPCQAAAGLAGPDNRSRTVLLSTVPKQAPKAIDRGLLIERVNNDLLVIVRNTPVVSAPLTAVLSPACQSLTFTAQADKVTGEFVGLTQGDASATADHPDAPLRGERGGYDFRPQIVGVFTDLSGPAPEGLKFSATIDSRYSTAPTLLKLLAMIIGVAMTVIALGALHRLDTADGVRHRRFLPPRWWSMTPLDGLVTAVLVWWHFVGANTSDDGYILTMARVSEHAGYMSNYYRWFGTPEAPFGWYYDLLALWAHVSTNSVWMRLPTLVMALACWWVISREVLPRLGRAVKTNRAAAWTAAGMFLAFWLPLNNGLRPEPIIALGMLLTWCSVERGVATNRMLPVAVAIIIGALTLFSGPTGIAAVGALLVAVGPLKTIVARHTSRFGYMALLAPILAACTVTIILIFRDQTLAAEIQASSFKSTVGPSLAWFDEHIRYSRLFTSSPDGSVARRFAVLTLLVALAVSVAMTLRKGRIPGTAAGPSRRIIGITIISFLAMMFTPTKWTHHFGVFAGLAGSLGALAAVAVTAAAMKSRRNRSMFAALVLFVVALSFATVNGWWYVANFGVPWSNSFPEWHFGFTTILLGLSVLTLLLAAWFHFSGRDQSPDGPQRRWQRIVQAPLAIAAWVLVMFEVVSLTLAMTDQYPAWSVGRSNLEALAGKTCGLASDVMVEENANAGLLAPISEPPGQALGAVTSQGFSPNGIPSDVSADPVMEQPGSGNFADTDSGTVTGSEVGTEGGTTAAAGVNGSRARLPYGLDPATTPVLGSWRAGTQAPAIMRSAWYRLPDRDTAGPLLVVSAAGRFDPGEVVVQWATDAQAVENKPGGGIGFADVGAAPAWRNLRAPMAAIPREATQIRLVASDDDLAPQHWIAVTPPRIPQLRTLQDVVGSQDPVLLDWLVGLAFPCQRPFGHQYGVTEVPKWRILPDRFGAEANSPVMDYLGGGPLGISELLVRPSSVPTYLKDDWFRDWGSLQRLTPWYPDATAARLDLGTAIRSGWWSPAPLRHS; the protein is encoded by the coding sequence ATGGCCATTAGTCCCGGCGCTGACACGCCGATAGCATCAGAGCCCGTGACGGGACCGCGGGGAACCGCCGGCAGCAACCATCGGACGGTGCGGCTCATCGCGATCGTCGCCGGTTTGCTCGGCGTATTGATGGCAGTGGCAACACCACTGCTTCCGGTCAAGCAGACCACCGCCCAGCTGAACTGGCCGCAGGACGGCACGTGGCAGAGCATCAACGCACCGCTGATCGGGTATGTCGCCACCGACCTGACCATCACCGTGCCCTGCCAGGCCGCCGCCGGGCTGGCCGGGCCCGACAACCGGAGTCGGACGGTCCTTTTATCCACCGTGCCCAAGCAGGCCCCCAAGGCCATCGACCGTGGCCTGCTGATCGAACGGGTCAACAACGACCTGCTGGTCATCGTGCGCAACACCCCGGTGGTCAGCGCACCACTGACTGCGGTGCTCAGCCCGGCCTGCCAATCCCTGACGTTCACCGCGCAGGCCGACAAGGTGACCGGTGAATTCGTCGGGCTCACCCAAGGCGATGCCAGCGCCACCGCCGACCACCCCGACGCGCCGCTACGCGGTGAGCGGGGCGGCTATGACTTCCGCCCGCAGATCGTCGGCGTCTTCACCGACCTGTCCGGCCCGGCACCCGAGGGCCTGAAGTTCTCGGCCACCATCGACTCCCGCTACAGCACTGCCCCGACGCTGCTCAAGCTGCTCGCGATGATCATCGGGGTCGCGATGACCGTCATCGCACTGGGCGCCCTGCACCGTCTCGACACCGCCGACGGTGTCCGGCACCGGCGCTTCCTCCCACCCCGCTGGTGGTCGATGACCCCGTTGGACGGGCTGGTCACCGCGGTCCTGGTGTGGTGGCACTTCGTCGGGGCCAACACCTCTGACGACGGTTACATCCTGACCATGGCCCGGGTGTCCGAGCACGCCGGCTACATGTCCAACTACTACCGCTGGTTCGGCACCCCCGAGGCGCCGTTCGGCTGGTACTACGACCTCCTGGCGCTGTGGGCGCACGTCTCCACCAACAGCGTCTGGATGCGACTGCCCACCCTGGTCATGGCGCTCGCCTGCTGGTGGGTGATCAGCCGTGAAGTGCTGCCGCGACTCGGCCGAGCCGTCAAGACCAACCGTGCGGCGGCCTGGACCGCGGCGGGCATGTTCCTGGCATTCTGGCTGCCGCTCAACAACGGCCTGCGCCCCGAACCGATCATCGCCCTCGGCATGCTGCTGACCTGGTGTTCGGTGGAACGCGGGGTGGCCACCAACCGCATGCTGCCGGTCGCCGTCGCGATCATCATCGGCGCGTTGACCCTGTTCTCCGGGCCTACCGGCATCGCCGCCGTCGGCGCCCTGCTGGTTGCCGTAGGACCGCTGAAAACCATTGTCGCCCGGCATACCTCACGCTTCGGGTACATGGCCCTGCTGGCCCCGATCCTGGCCGCGTGCACCGTGACGATCATCCTGATCTTCCGCGACCAGACACTGGCCGCCGAGATCCAGGCCAGCAGCTTCAAATCCACCGTCGGGCCCAGCCTGGCCTGGTTCGACGAGCACATCCGCTATTCACGGCTGTTCACCTCGAGCCCGGACGGCTCGGTGGCGCGCCGATTCGCGGTACTGACCCTGCTGGTGGCATTGGCGGTGTCGGTCGCGATGACGCTGCGTAAGGGTCGTATCCCCGGCACTGCGGCCGGCCCGAGTCGACGCATCATCGGCATCACGATCATCTCGTTCCTGGCGATGATGTTCACCCCCACCAAGTGGACCCATCACTTCGGCGTGTTCGCCGGGCTGGCCGGATCCCTCGGTGCCCTGGCCGCAGTCGCGGTCACCGCCGCGGCCATGAAGTCGCGGCGTAACCGATCGATGTTCGCCGCGCTGGTGCTGTTCGTGGTGGCACTGTCGTTCGCGACGGTCAACGGCTGGTGGTACGTCGCCAACTTCGGCGTGCCCTGGTCGAACTCATTCCCCGAATGGCACTTCGGATTCACCACCATTCTCTTGGGCTTGTCGGTGCTGACCCTGCTGTTGGCGGCCTGGTTCCACTTCAGCGGCCGCGACCAGTCCCCGGACGGACCTCAGCGCCGTTGGCAGCGGATCGTGCAGGCACCGCTGGCCATCGCCGCCTGGGTGCTGGTGATGTTCGAGGTGGTGTCACTGACCCTGGCGATGACCGATCAGTACCCAGCCTGGTCCGTCGGGCGCTCCAACCTGGAGGCGCTCGCCGGTAAGACCTGCGGACTGGCCAGCGACGTGATGGTCGAGGAGAACGCCAACGCCGGCCTGCTGGCACCGATCAGCGAGCCGCCCGGCCAGGCGCTCGGCGCGGTCACCTCACAGGGGTTCAGTCCGAACGGCATCCCCTCGGACGTCTCGGCGGACCCGGTGATGGAACAGCCCGGCTCGGGCAACTTCGCCGACACCGACTCGGGCACCGTGACCGGCAGCGAGGTGGGCACCGAGGGTGGCACCACCGCGGCCGCCGGGGTCAACGGATCCCGTGCCCGGCTCCCCTACGGGCTCGACCCGGCCACCACGCCGGTGCTCGGCAGCTGGCGGGCCGGCACCCAAGCGCCCGCGATCATGCGCTCGGCCTGGTACCGACTGCCCGATCGCGACACGGCCGGCCCGCTGCTGGTCGTCTCGGCCGCAGGCCGCTTCGATCCGGGCGAGGTCGTGGTGCAGTGGGCCACCGATGCACAAGCCGTCGAGAACAAGCCCGGCGGCGGCATCGGATTCGCCGATGTGGGTGCCGCCCCGGCCTGGCGCAACCTGCGGGCCCCGATGGCCGCGATCCCGCGCGAAGCCACCCAGATCCGGTTGGTCGCCTCCGACGACGACCTCGCCCCGCAGCACTGGATCGCGGTGACCCCGCCGCGCATTCCGCAACTACGCACCCTGCAGGACGTGGTCGGCTCCCAGGACCCGGTACTGCTGGACTGGCTGGTAGGCCTGGCATTCCCGTGCCAGCGGCCGTTCGGCCATCAGTACGGCGTCACCGAGGTGCCCAAGTGGCGGATCCTGCCCGACCGCTTCGGCGCCGAGGCCAACTCGCCGGTGATGGACTACCTGGGCGGCGGCCCGCTGGGCATCTCCGAACTGCTGGTGCGGCCGTCGAGCGTGCCGACGTACCTCAAGGACGACTGGTTCCGGGACTGGGGGTCGTTGCAACGGCTCACACCGTGGTACCCGGACGCCACCGCGGCCCGCCTGGACCTGGGCACCGCGATCCGCAGCGGATGGTGGAGCCCGGCGCCGCTGCGGCACAGCTAG
- a CDS encoding galactan 5-O-arabinofuranosyltransferase gives MQAGLVSPARVAGQMVIALMLASAVAGVSIAAIAQVQWPAYNTSNQLHALTTVGQVGALAGIFAAGLIWRRGRRTLARLTGLIFLSAFSVVTLAMPLGATKLYLFGVSVDQQFRTEYLTRLADAPGLHDMTYFGLPPYYPAGWFWMGGRIAAATGTPAWEMFKPWSIVSITIAVALAFVLWATMIRFEHALIVTTASTATMLAYSSTEPYAAIITVLLPPVFVLAWSGLRGRTRNGGWAAVIAVGIFVGFAALLYTLLFLYCAFTLAIMGLVLAVARRSIDPLLRGIVIAVIAGAIALLTWAPYLLASLRGEPAEKGTAQHYLPDAGAQLTFPMLSFTLLGALCMLGTLWLVVRARTSTRAGALAIAVLAVYAWSLLSMLTTLVGTTLLSFRLQPALTVLLTTAGAFGFIEATQAIARRYQPDTARRVTAAAAAVGAIGAITFSQDIPDVLRPDINVAYTDTDGTGQRADRRPPGAERYYREIDAKIAEITGVPRNQTVVLTADYSFLSYYPYYGFQGLTSHYANPLAEFDKRAKAIEGWATLSKPDQFVKALDEMPWKAPTVFLMRHGANDTYTLRLASDVYPNQPNVRRYHVALDAALFEDPRFEVTDIGPFVLVIRKPTPDGH, from the coding sequence ATGCAGGCCGGACTGGTCAGTCCGGCCAGGGTGGCCGGACAGATGGTGATCGCCCTGATGCTCGCCTCGGCCGTGGCCGGGGTGTCTATCGCGGCGATTGCCCAGGTCCAGTGGCCGGCCTACAACACGTCCAACCAGCTACACGCGCTCACCACGGTGGGCCAGGTCGGCGCGCTGGCCGGAATCTTCGCCGCCGGCCTGATCTGGCGCCGCGGCCGGCGCACCCTGGCCCGGCTGACCGGGCTGATCTTCCTGTCCGCGTTCTCGGTGGTGACCCTGGCGATGCCGCTGGGCGCGACCAAGTTGTACCTGTTCGGGGTATCGGTCGACCAGCAGTTCCGCACCGAATACCTCACCCGGCTGGCCGATGCCCCCGGCCTGCACGACATGACCTACTTCGGGCTGCCGCCCTACTACCCGGCCGGCTGGTTCTGGATGGGCGGGCGCATCGCCGCGGCCACCGGCACCCCGGCCTGGGAGATGTTCAAGCCGTGGTCGATCGTCTCGATCACCATCGCCGTCGCACTGGCATTCGTGTTGTGGGCGACCATGATTCGCTTCGAACATGCGCTGATCGTGACCACCGCGAGCACCGCCACCATGCTGGCCTACTCCTCCACCGAGCCGTATGCCGCGATCATCACCGTGCTGCTGCCGCCGGTGTTCGTGCTGGCCTGGTCCGGTTTGAGGGGCCGCACACGCAACGGCGGCTGGGCCGCCGTCATCGCCGTCGGGATCTTCGTCGGATTCGCCGCACTGCTCTACACACTGCTGTTCCTCTACTGCGCATTCACGCTGGCCATCATGGGGCTGGTGCTGGCCGTAGCGCGCCGGAGCATCGATCCCCTGCTGCGGGGCATCGTCATCGCGGTGATCGCCGGCGCAATCGCCCTGCTCACCTGGGCCCCCTACCTCCTGGCCTCCCTACGTGGCGAACCTGCCGAGAAGGGCACCGCCCAGCACTACCTGCCCGACGCCGGTGCTCAGCTGACCTTCCCGATGCTGAGCTTCACGCTGCTCGGCGCGCTGTGCATGCTCGGCACGCTGTGGCTGGTGGTCCGGGCCCGAACCTCGACGCGCGCCGGCGCCCTGGCCATCGCGGTCCTCGCGGTCTACGCCTGGTCACTGCTGTCGATGCTGACCACGCTGGTCGGCACCACGCTGCTGTCGTTCCGGCTCCAGCCGGCGCTGACCGTGCTGCTCACCACCGCAGGCGCGTTCGGCTTCATCGAGGCCACCCAGGCGATCGCGCGGCGCTACCAACCGGACACCGCGCGGCGAGTTACCGCCGCTGCCGCTGCCGTCGGCGCGATCGGCGCCATCACCTTCAGCCAGGACATCCCGGACGTACTGCGCCCCGACATCAACGTGGCCTACACCGACACCGACGGCACCGGTCAGCGAGCAGACCGCCGCCCCCCGGGGGCCGAGCGCTACTACCGCGAGATCGACGCCAAGATCGCCGAGATCACCGGGGTGCCGCGGAACCAGACCGTGGTGCTGACCGCCGACTACAGCTTCCTCTCGTACTACCCGTACTACGGGTTCCAGGGGCTGACTTCGCACTACGCCAACCCGCTGGCCGAATTCGACAAGCGCGCCAAGGCCATCGAGGGCTGGGCCACGCTGTCCAAGCCCGACCAGTTCGTGAAGGCGCTGGACGAGATGCCCTGGAAAGCGCCGACCGTGTTCCTCATGCGTCACGGCGCAAACGACACCTACACACTGCGCCTGGCCTCCGACGTCTACCCCAACCAACCGAACGTGCGCCGCTACCACGTGGCGCTCGACGCGGCACTGTTCGAGGATCCTCGTTTCGAGGTGACCGACATCGGCCCGTTTGTCCTGGTGATCAGAAAGCCCACTCCCGATGGCCATTAG
- a CDS encoding decaprenylphospho-beta-D-erythro-pentofuranosid-2-ulose 2-reductase — translation MVFDAVGNPQTILLLGGTSEIGLAICERYLRDASARIVLAALPGDPGRDDAVAQLRNAGASAVEVIDFDALDTASHPDVIDKAFASGDVDVAIVAFGLLGDPEELWQNQRKAVQIAEINYTAAVSVGVLVGEKMRAQGYGQIIAMSSAAGERVRRSNFVYGSTKAGLDGFYLGLGEALREYGPRVLVIRPGQVRTRMSAHVKEAPLTVDKEYVANLAVTASAKGKELVWAPGAFRYVMMVLRHVPRSIFRKLPI, via the coding sequence ATGGTGTTCGACGCCGTAGGTAACCCCCAGACGATTCTGCTGCTCGGCGGCACCTCAGAGATCGGGCTGGCGATCTGTGAGCGCTATCTGCGCGACGCGTCGGCCCGCATAGTGCTGGCCGCCCTGCCCGGCGATCCGGGCCGCGACGACGCGGTAGCCCAGCTGCGCAACGCCGGCGCCAGCGCAGTCGAGGTCATCGACTTCGACGCCCTCGACACCGCCAGTCACCCCGACGTGATCGACAAGGCGTTCGCCTCCGGTGACGTGGATGTCGCAATCGTCGCGTTCGGTCTGCTCGGCGACCCCGAAGAACTGTGGCAGAACCAGCGCAAGGCCGTGCAGATCGCCGAAATCAATTACACCGCAGCCGTTTCGGTCGGTGTCCTGGTCGGTGAGAAGATGCGGGCGCAGGGCTACGGCCAGATCATCGCGATGAGCTCGGCCGCCGGTGAACGGGTGCGCCGGTCCAATTTCGTCTACGGCTCCACCAAGGCCGGACTCGACGGGTTCTACCTCGGCCTCGGTGAGGCACTGCGCGAATACGGCCCGCGGGTGCTGGTGATCCGGCCCGGTCAGGTCCGCACCCGGATGAGCGCCCACGTCAAGGAAGCCCCGCTGACCGTCGACAAGGAATACGTCGCCAATCTGGCCGTCACCGCGTCGGCCAAGGGCAAAGAGCTGGTCTGGGCGCCCGGCGCGTTCCGCTACGTGATGATGGTTCTGCGGCACGTCCCGCGGTCCATCTTCCGCAAGCTTCCCATCTAA
- a CDS encoding oxygenase MpaB family protein, translated as MAIRDWLTLPATEPGEDYGFFGPDSVTWKVWSYPTSLSIGFQRAVVIEELDPALVAAVDKTHEIYSRPRTRYDRTLRYFAMVAFDDSRSTTKAADVLVKIHSKAIGTDPVTGKTYDANDPGSQLWIHLTAWHSILVAYEKYGPGPLPPEEELQYWRECAIAAELQTCDPSDVPLTREGVREYFEQMRPQLIGSDIARQAMHHLLGAEVMLPKMPLLLRPGTTVVTAFLRRGTLATMPRWMRKMAGLSTSRILDALVVPPLSASFTVIAMSKRLELILLRLLSPATLPIGARVLLSVPPKNPVTTTPREAQRRYGYDAPSQAHFELRERQQVRVFGEGLVPSDEGILESQAILGGIG; from the coding sequence ATGGCGATCCGTGACTGGCTGACGTTGCCCGCGACCGAACCCGGGGAGGACTACGGATTCTTCGGGCCCGATTCGGTGACCTGGAAGGTGTGGAGCTATCCCACCTCGCTGTCGATCGGGTTCCAGCGCGCCGTCGTCATCGAGGAACTCGACCCGGCCCTCGTCGCGGCGGTCGACAAGACCCATGAGATCTACTCGCGGCCGCGCACCCGGTATGACCGGACGCTGCGGTACTTCGCGATGGTGGCGTTCGACGACAGTCGTTCGACCACCAAGGCCGCCGATGTCCTGGTCAAGATCCACTCGAAGGCCATCGGCACCGACCCGGTCACCGGAAAGACCTACGACGCCAACGATCCCGGTTCGCAGTTGTGGATCCACCTGACCGCGTGGCATTCCATCCTGGTGGCCTATGAGAAGTACGGTCCGGGCCCGCTCCCGCCCGAGGAGGAGTTGCAGTACTGGCGGGAATGCGCGATCGCCGCCGAACTTCAGACCTGCGATCCCTCTGACGTCCCACTGACCCGCGAGGGCGTCCGGGAGTACTTCGAGCAGATGCGGCCCCAGCTGATCGGCTCGGACATCGCCCGCCAGGCCATGCACCACCTGCTCGGTGCGGAGGTGATGCTGCCCAAGATGCCGCTGTTGCTGCGCCCGGGCACCACCGTCGTCACCGCGTTCCTGCGCCGCGGCACCCTGGCGACGATGCCGCGCTGGATGCGAAAGATGGCCGGTCTCAGTACATCCCGGATTCTCGATGCGTTGGTGGTGCCGCCGCTGAGCGCCTCATTCACCGTGATCGCGATGAGTAAGCGGCTCGAGTTGATTCTGCTGCGGTTGCTCTCGCCGGCGACTCTGCCGATCGGCGCGCGGGTCCTGCTGTCGGTCCCGCCGAAGAACCCCGTCACGACGACGCCGCGTGAGGCTCAGCGTCGCTACGGCTACGACGCGCCGAGCCAGGCGCACTTCGAGTTGCGCGAGCGCCAGCAGGTCCGGGTGTTCGGTGAGGGTCTCGTACCGAGTGACGAGGGCATCCTGGAATCCCAGGCCATTCTCGGTGGGATCGGATAA
- a CDS encoding TetR/AcrR family transcriptional regulator: protein MNEAALANRGRAEHLGPDRRRPQVLDVALDIAAHQGLADVTMGTIARRLGVTRPVVYACYPGRGEVLAALLDRETNVVLSSLLELLPPKRTGSIEQLFVDGFHALHSTVRERPASWRIIFAADPDPVLTAAIAGGRERLRGQLATALRPLLQRWQVADVEVALPILVEVFLAICEAAVRKMLAEEGEADGDSELVAEVFGKAAYRAMRAKGQ, encoded by the coding sequence ATGAACGAAGCTGCACTCGCCAACCGGGGTCGCGCCGAACACCTGGGCCCGGACCGGCGTCGGCCCCAGGTACTCGACGTAGCGTTGGACATCGCCGCGCACCAGGGCCTGGCCGACGTGACGATGGGAACCATCGCGCGCCGTCTGGGCGTGACCAGGCCGGTGGTCTACGCGTGCTACCCCGGTCGCGGGGAAGTGCTTGCCGCACTGTTGGATCGGGAAACCAACGTGGTGCTGTCGAGCCTGCTCGAACTGTTGCCGCCGAAGCGCACCGGCTCCATCGAGCAACTGTTCGTCGACGGGTTCCACGCGCTGCACAGCACGGTGCGCGAGCGGCCGGCCTCTTGGCGCATCATCTTCGCCGCCGATCCCGACCCGGTGCTGACCGCGGCCATCGCCGGCGGCCGTGAGCGCCTCCGGGGCCAACTCGCCACGGCGTTGCGCCCGCTGCTGCAACGGTGGCAGGTCGCCGATGTCGAGGTCGCGCTGCCCATTTTGGTCGAGGTGTTCCTGGCGATCTGTGAAGCGGCGGTCCGGAAGATGCTCGCCGAAGAGGGTGAAGCCGACGGCGACTCGGAGCTTGTGGCCGAAGTCTTCGGCAAGGCGGCCTATCGCGCCATGCGGGCAAAAGGACAGTGA
- the katG gene encoding catalase/peroxidase HPI: protein MADAKTHPPIGEAQTEPAESGCPMQIKPPVEGGSNRDWWPNAVNLKILQKNPPAIDPNDEGFDYRKAVQTIDTDELARDFDALLTDSQDWWPADFGHYGPLFVRMTWHAAGTYRVEDGRGGAGRGMQRFAPLNSWPDNVSLDKARRLLWPLKKKYGKKLSWSDLIAYAGNRAMEQMGFKTAGFAFGRADFWEPEEDIYWGSEHEWLGSQDRYAGSGDRTKLENPLAASHMGLIYVNPEGPEGNPDYMAAAIDIRETFGRMAMNDIETAALIVGGHTFGKTHGATDIENGPEPEAAPLQDMGLGWDNPGRGNETVSSGIEVTWTHTPTKWDNSFLEILYSNEWELFKSPAGANQWRPKDNGWANSVPMAQGSGKTHPAMLTTDLSLRFDPIYGEITRRWLDHPEELAEEYAKAWFKLIHRDMGPVARYLGPLVPKQTWLWQDIIPAGKALSEADVATLKAAIADSGLTVQQLVDTAWKAAASYRSSDMRGGANGGRIRLQPQLGWEVNEPDELAQVIRKLEEIQAGSDTGVSFADLVVLGGVVGVEKAIKDAGLDVAVPFTSGRGDATQDQTDVESFAYLEPKGDGFRNFAGKGDSLPAEYRLIDRANLLGVSGPELAVLIGGLRVLGANHGGSDLGVLTNRKGQLTNDYFVNLTDMGIKWAPSPADDGTYVGSDRASGAQKYTASRVDLLFGSNSQLRALAEVYAEDDSKEKFVKDFVAAWTKVMDNDRFDLA from the coding sequence ATGGCCGACGCCAAAACTCACCCCCCGATTGGTGAGGCACAAACCGAACCCGCCGAAAGCGGTTGCCCGATGCAGATCAAGCCTCCCGTCGAGGGCGGCAGCAACCGCGATTGGTGGCCCAACGCGGTCAACCTGAAGATCCTGCAGAAGAATCCCCCCGCCATCGACCCCAATGACGAGGGCTTCGACTACCGCAAGGCCGTCCAGACCATCGACACCGATGAGCTGGCCCGCGACTTCGACGCGCTGCTGACCGATTCACAGGACTGGTGGCCCGCCGACTTCGGCCACTACGGCCCGCTGTTCGTCCGGATGACCTGGCACGCCGCCGGCACCTACCGGGTCGAGGACGGCCGAGGTGGCGCCGGACGCGGTATGCAACGCTTCGCCCCGTTGAACAGCTGGCCCGACAACGTCAGCCTGGACAAGGCCCGCCGTCTGCTGTGGCCGCTGAAGAAGAAGTACGGCAAGAAGCTGTCCTGGTCCGACCTGATCGCCTACGCAGGTAACCGGGCCATGGAGCAGATGGGCTTCAAGACCGCGGGCTTCGCCTTCGGTCGCGCCGACTTCTGGGAGCCCGAAGAGGACATCTACTGGGGCTCCGAGCACGAGTGGCTCGGTTCGCAGGACCGGTACGCCGGTTCCGGTGACCGCACCAAGCTGGAGAACCCGCTGGCCGCCAGCCACATGGGTCTGATCTACGTCAATCCCGAAGGCCCCGAAGGCAACCCGGACTATATGGCGGCAGCCATCGACATCCGCGAGACGTTCGGCCGGATGGCGATGAACGACATCGAGACCGCCGCTCTGATCGTCGGTGGCCACACCTTCGGCAAGACCCACGGCGCCACCGACATCGAGAACGGACCGGAGCCCGAGGCCGCCCCGCTGCAGGACATGGGCCTGGGCTGGGACAACCCTGGCCGCGGCAACGAGACCGTCAGCAGCGGTATCGAGGTCACCTGGACCCACACCCCCACCAAGTGGGACAACTCGTTCCTGGAGATCCTGTACAGCAACGAGTGGGAGCTGTTCAAGAGCCCCGCCGGTGCCAACCAGTGGCGACCCAAGGACAACGGCTGGGCCAACTCGGTGCCGATGGCGCAGGGCAGCGGCAAGACCCACCCGGCGATGTTGACCACCGACCTGTCCCTGCGGTTCGACCCGATCTACGGAGAGATCACCCGCCGTTGGCTGGATCACCCGGAGGAGCTGGCCGAGGAGTACGCCAAGGCCTGGTTCAAGCTGATCCACCGCGACATGGGTCCGGTGGCCCGCTACCTCGGACCACTGGTGCCCAAGCAGACCTGGCTGTGGCAGGACATCATCCCGGCCGGTAAGGCACTGAGCGAGGCCGACGTCGCCACGCTCAAGGCAGCCATCGCCGACTCGGGCCTGACCGTCCAGCAGCTGGTGGACACCGCGTGGAAGGCGGCGGCCTCGTACCGCTCCAGCGACATGCGTGGCGGCGCCAACGGTGGCCGAATCCGCCTGCAGCCTCAGCTCGGCTGGGAGGTCAACGAGCCCGACGAGCTGGCCCAGGTGATCCGCAAGCTCGAGGAGATCCAGGCCGGATCCGACACCGGGGTGTCGTTTGCCGACCTGGTGGTTCTCGGCGGTGTGGTCGGTGTCGAAAAGGCCATCAAGGACGCCGGTCTCGACGTCGCGGTGCCATTCACCTCAGGCCGTGGCGACGCAACCCAGGACCAGACCGACGTCGAGTCGTTCGCCTACCTGGAGCCCAAGGGTGACGGTTTCCGCAACTTCGCCGGCAAGGGCGACAGCCTGCCGGCCGAGTACCGGTTGATCGACCGGGCCAACCTGCTGGGTGTGTCAGGCCCCGAGCTGGCCGTGCTGATCGGCGGCCTGCGCGTGCTCGGCGCCAACCACGGTGGTTCGGACCTCGGTGTTCTGACGAACCGCAAGGGTCAGTTGACCAACGACTACTTCGTCAACCTGACCGACATGGGCATCAAGTGGGCACCGTCGCCCGCCGATGACGGCACCTATGTCGGGTCCGACCGGGCCAGCGGTGCACAGAAGTACACCGCCAGCCGCGTCGACCTGCTGTTCGGCTCGAACTCGCAGCTGCGGGCACTGGCCGAGGTCTACGCCGAGGACGATTCCAAGGAGAAGTTCGTCAAGGACTTCGTCGCGGCCTGGACCAAGGTGATGGACAACGACCGGTTCGATCTGGCCTGA
- a CDS encoding Fur family transcriptional regulator: MLRSADLRVTRPRVAVLHAVHTHPHADTDTVIRSVRKDLPDVSHQAVYDSLHALTAAALVRRIQPSGSVARYESRIGDNHHHVVCRSCGAIADVDCAAGSAPCLNASDDHGFEIDEAEVIYWGTCPECSTAPTK; this comes from the coding sequence ATGCTGCGAAGCGCCGACTTGCGTGTGACCCGCCCCCGCGTGGCGGTATTGCACGCGGTCCACACGCATCCGCACGCCGACACCGACACCGTCATCCGGTCGGTGCGCAAGGACCTGCCCGATGTCTCCCACCAGGCGGTTTACGACTCGCTGCATGCGCTGACCGCAGCCGCACTGGTACGGCGCATCCAACCATCCGGTTCGGTCGCCCGATACGAATCCCGCATCGGCGACAACCACCACCACGTCGTGTGCCGATCATGCGGCGCCATCGCAGACGTGGACTGCGCGGCCGGGTCCGCCCCATGCCTCAATGCATCTGACGACCACGGTTTCGAGATCGACGAAGCCGAGGTCATCTATTGGGGCACCTGCCCCGAATGTTCCACCGCCCCAACTAAATAA